A stretch of the Vitis riparia cultivar Riparia Gloire de Montpellier isolate 1030 chromosome 13, EGFV_Vit.rip_1.0, whole genome shotgun sequence genome encodes the following:
- the LOC117928095 gene encoding aminodeoxychorismate synthase, chloroplastic-like isoform X4, with product MKFTSCSSSSELMFPSFEGLQCTNLNAVISKHILKLEDAGQKLEFVRTLLIDNYDSYTYNIYQELSIINGLPPVVVHNDDLGWKEVCHYLYEENAFDNIVISPGPGSPACSADIGICLQLLLECRDIPILGVCLGHQVLHALGYVHGARVVHASEPIHGRLSEIEHNGCRLFHNIPSGKNSGFKVVRYHSLVVDAESLPNELIPIAWTSSSDLLSYLETQKSDIVLEAYESQKGQKSSFDSFSSKLKNGTSWPSRHTERMGNSKVLMGIMHSTRPHYGLQFHPESIGTSFGRQIFKNFREMTQDYWLRSRSSVVSERKARHAGLPFRGIPKRKQLVNDVDARKSFGMLNLLNLSVPSSGFTFLKLKWRKFNHLASEVGGARNIFCKLFGDHKAENTFWLDSSSTEKRARFSFMGGKGGSLWKQVTFKLSHERRGGNLLIEDGQGCIRSIFLEDGFLDFLNKELLSLRYEEKDYEGLPFDFHGGYVGYIGYNLKVECGMASNHHKSSTPDACFFFADNLIVIDHHYDDVYIMSLHEGQTATTQWLDDTEQKLLGLKASAAKKFKVESPQPVTHSPSKAGFFAEKSREQYMKDVEKCLKLIKDGESYELCLTTQIRKRIGQIDYLGLYLNLREKNPAPYAAWLNFSKENLCICCSSPERFLQLDGNGILEAKPIKGTIARGLTKEEDEHLKLQLQYSEKDQAENLMIVDLLRNDLGRVCEPGSIHVPCLMDVESYATVHTMVSTIRGKKQSKMSPVDCVRAAFPGGSMTGAPKLRSMELLDSIENSSRGIYSGSIGFFSYNQTFDLNIVIRTIVIHEGEASVGGGGAIVALSNPESEYEEMILKTRAPVNTVLEFQKESVSNQVK from the exons atgaaatttactTCATGCTCATCATCTTCTGAGCTCATGTTTCCCTCTTTTGAGGGTTTACAATGTACAAACCTGAATGCAGTCATATCCAAACATATACTAAAG CTAGAAGATGCAggtcagaaattggaatttgtgAGGACATTGTTGATTGACAACTATGATAGTTATACATACAATATTTACCAAGAGTTATCCATCATTAATGGAT TGCCTCCAGTTGTGGTCCACAATGATGATTTGGGATGGAAAGAAGTTTGCCATTATTTATACGAAGAAAATGCCTTTGATAATATTGTTATATCTCCTGGACCTGGTTCTCCAGCATGCTCGGCAGATATAG GAATATGCCTTCAGCTACTGCTTGAGTGCAGGGATATCCCTATTTTGGGTGTTTGTCTTGGACACCAGGTACTTCAC GCTTTGGGATATGTGCATGGCGCTCGAGTTGTCCATGCATCTGAACCAATTCATGGACGCTTGAG TGAGATTGAGCATAATGGGTGCAGGCTGTTTCACAACATTCCTTCTGGCAAGAATTCTGGATTCAAG GTGGTTCGGTATCATTCCCTTGTTGTAGATGCTGAATCACTTCCAAATGAACTTATTCCTATTGCATGGACATCTTCTAGCGACTTACTTTCTTATCTTGAGACCCAGAAGTCTGATATTGTTCTTGAGGCTTATGAGAGTCAGAAAGGGCAAAAATCCTCCTTCGATTCTTTCTCATCAAAATTAAAGAATGGAACTTCTTGGCCGTCCAGGCATACTGAACGCATGGGAAACAGTAAAGTCCTCATGGGTATCATGCACTCTACCAGGCCTCATTATGGTTTGCAG TTTCATCCTGAGAGCATTGGGACCAGTTTTGGAAGGCAAATATTCAAGAACTTCAGAGAGATGACCCAGGATTATTGGCTGAGGTCAAGATCATCAGTTGTTAGTGAGAGAAAG GCACGTCATGCAGGTCTACCATTCAGAGGGATTCCCAAACGTAAGCAATTAGTAAATGATGTAGATGCCAGAAAGTCTTTTGGCATGTTGAATTTGCTAAATCTTTCAGTTCCAAGCAGTGGTTTTACATTTCTGAAATTGAAATGGAGGAAATTCAATCACTTGGCTAGTGAAGTTGGTGGAGCGAGAAATATATTTTGCAAACTCTTTGGAGATCACAAGGCTGAAAACACCTTTTGGCTGGACAGTTCCTCCACAGAAAAG AGGGCACGCTTTTCATTCATGGGAGGTAAAGGTGGATCTCTCTGGAAGCAGGTTACGTTTAAGTTGTCACACGAAAG AAGGGGAGGTAACCTGTTGATTGAAGATGGTCAAGGCTGTATCAGAAGCATATTTTTGGAAGATGGTTTCTTAGATTTTTTGAACAAG GAGCTCTTATCATTACGTTACGAGGAAAAGGACTATGAAGGACTACCATTCGACTTTCATGGTGGATATGTTGGGTACATTGG GTACAACCTTAAAGTCGAATGTGGCATGGCATCGAACCATCACAAATCAAGCACACCAGATGCTTGCTTCTTCTTTGCAGATAATCTTATAGTCATTGATCATCATTATGATGATGTATATATTATGTCCTTACATGAAGGACAGACTGCTACAACACAGTGGTTGGATGATACTGAGCAAAAACTTCTAGGTTTAAAAGCTTCTGCTGCAAAAAAATTCAAGGTGGAGAGTCCACAGCCTGTGACGCATTCCCCATCTAAAGCAGGTTTTTTTGCTGAGAAATCTAGAGAACAGTATATGAAAGATGTTGAGAAGTGTCTTAAGTTAATTAAAGATGGAGAAAGTTATGAATTGTGTCTTACAACtcaaataagaaagagaatTGGGCAAATAGATTACTTGGGACTTTATCTTAACCTTAGAGAAAAAAATCCAGCACCATATGCAGCCTGGCTTAATTTTTCGAAGGAAAACCTGTGCATCTGCTGTTCTTCACCAGAGAGGTTTCTACAGCTGGATGGAAATGGTATTTTAGAAGCAAAGCCCATCAAGGGTACTATTGCTCGTGGTTTGACGAAAGAGGAAGATGAACACCTCAAATTGCAACTACAATACAG TGAAAAAGATCAGGCTGAAAATCTGATGATCGTTGATCTTCTAAGAAATGACCTTGGTCGTGTCTGTGAACCTGGATCTATTCATGTTCCTTGTCTTATGGATGTGGAATCATATGCAACTGTTCATACCATGGTGAGTACCATTCGAGGAAAAAAGCAATCCAAGATGAGCCCAGTCGATTGTGTCAGAGCAGCCTTCCCAGGTGGATCAATGACAGGTGCCCCGAAGTTAAGATCAATGGAACTTCTTGATTCTATTGAAAATAGTTCTAGAGGTATCTACTCTGGCTCCATTGGGTTTTTCTCATACAACCAGACATTTGATCTCAACATTGTGATAAGAACGATTGTCATACATGAGGGTGAAGCTTCGGTAGGTGGAGGAGGGGCTATTGTTGCTTTGTCGAATCCTGAGAGTGAGTATGAAGAAATGATTCTTAAAACACGTGCCCCAGTAAATACTGTTCttgaatttcaaaaagaatCAGTATCAAATCAAGTAAAATAG
- the LOC117928095 gene encoding aminodeoxychorismate synthase, chloroplastic-like isoform X5, translating into MYKPECSHIQTYTKGKKQLEDAGQKLEFVRTLLIDNYDSYTYNIYQELSIINGLPPVVVHNDDLGWKEVCHYLYEENAFDNIVISPGPGSPACSADIGICLQLLLECRDIPILGVCLGHQVLHALGYVHGARVVHASEPIHGRLSEIEHNGCRLFHNIPSGKNSGFKVVRYHSLVVDAESLPNELIPIAWTSSSDLLSYLETQKSDIVLEAYESQKGQKSSFDSFSSKLKNGTSWPSRHTERMGNSKVLMGIMHSTRPHYGLQFHPESIGTSFGRQIFKNFREMTQDYWLRSRSSVVSERKARHAGLPFRGIPKRKQLVNDVDARKSFGMLNLLNLSVPSSGFTFLKLKWRKFNHLASEVGGARNIFCKLFGDHKAENTFWLDSSSTEKRARFSFMGGKGGSLWKQVTFKLSHERRGGNLLIEDGQGCIRSIFLEDGFLDFLNKELLSLRYEEKDYEGLPFDFHGGYVGYIGYNLKVECGMASNHHKSSTPDACFFFADNLIVIDHHYDDVYIMSLHEGQTATTQWLDDTEQKLLGLKASAAKKFKVESPQPVTHSPSKAGFFAEKSREQYMKDVEKCLKLIKDGESYELCLTTQIRKRIGQIDYLGLYLNLREKNPAPYAAWLNFSKENLCICCSSPERFLQLDGNGILEAKPIKGTIARGLTKEEDEHLKLQLQYSEKDQAENLMIVDLLRNDLGRVCEPGSIHVPCLMDVESYATVHTMVSTIRGKKQSKMSPVDCVRAAFPGGSMTGAPKLRSMELLDSIENSSRGIYSGSIGFFSYNQTFDLNIVIRTIVIHEGEASVGGGGAIVALSNPESEYEEMILKTRAPVNTVLEFQKESVSNQVK; encoded by the exons ATGTACAAACCTGAATGCAGTCATATCCAAACATATACTAAAG GAAAGAAACAGCTAGAAGATGCAggtcagaaattggaatttgtgAGGACATTGTTGATTGACAACTATGATAGTTATACATACAATATTTACCAAGAGTTATCCATCATTAATGGAT TGCCTCCAGTTGTGGTCCACAATGATGATTTGGGATGGAAAGAAGTTTGCCATTATTTATACGAAGAAAATGCCTTTGATAATATTGTTATATCTCCTGGACCTGGTTCTCCAGCATGCTCGGCAGATATAG GAATATGCCTTCAGCTACTGCTTGAGTGCAGGGATATCCCTATTTTGGGTGTTTGTCTTGGACACCAGGTACTTCAC GCTTTGGGATATGTGCATGGCGCTCGAGTTGTCCATGCATCTGAACCAATTCATGGACGCTTGAG TGAGATTGAGCATAATGGGTGCAGGCTGTTTCACAACATTCCTTCTGGCAAGAATTCTGGATTCAAG GTGGTTCGGTATCATTCCCTTGTTGTAGATGCTGAATCACTTCCAAATGAACTTATTCCTATTGCATGGACATCTTCTAGCGACTTACTTTCTTATCTTGAGACCCAGAAGTCTGATATTGTTCTTGAGGCTTATGAGAGTCAGAAAGGGCAAAAATCCTCCTTCGATTCTTTCTCATCAAAATTAAAGAATGGAACTTCTTGGCCGTCCAGGCATACTGAACGCATGGGAAACAGTAAAGTCCTCATGGGTATCATGCACTCTACCAGGCCTCATTATGGTTTGCAG TTTCATCCTGAGAGCATTGGGACCAGTTTTGGAAGGCAAATATTCAAGAACTTCAGAGAGATGACCCAGGATTATTGGCTGAGGTCAAGATCATCAGTTGTTAGTGAGAGAAAG GCACGTCATGCAGGTCTACCATTCAGAGGGATTCCCAAACGTAAGCAATTAGTAAATGATGTAGATGCCAGAAAGTCTTTTGGCATGTTGAATTTGCTAAATCTTTCAGTTCCAAGCAGTGGTTTTACATTTCTGAAATTGAAATGGAGGAAATTCAATCACTTGGCTAGTGAAGTTGGTGGAGCGAGAAATATATTTTGCAAACTCTTTGGAGATCACAAGGCTGAAAACACCTTTTGGCTGGACAGTTCCTCCACAGAAAAG AGGGCACGCTTTTCATTCATGGGAGGTAAAGGTGGATCTCTCTGGAAGCAGGTTACGTTTAAGTTGTCACACGAAAG AAGGGGAGGTAACCTGTTGATTGAAGATGGTCAAGGCTGTATCAGAAGCATATTTTTGGAAGATGGTTTCTTAGATTTTTTGAACAAG GAGCTCTTATCATTACGTTACGAGGAAAAGGACTATGAAGGACTACCATTCGACTTTCATGGTGGATATGTTGGGTACATTGG GTACAACCTTAAAGTCGAATGTGGCATGGCATCGAACCATCACAAATCAAGCACACCAGATGCTTGCTTCTTCTTTGCAGATAATCTTATAGTCATTGATCATCATTATGATGATGTATATATTATGTCCTTACATGAAGGACAGACTGCTACAACACAGTGGTTGGATGATACTGAGCAAAAACTTCTAGGTTTAAAAGCTTCTGCTGCAAAAAAATTCAAGGTGGAGAGTCCACAGCCTGTGACGCATTCCCCATCTAAAGCAGGTTTTTTTGCTGAGAAATCTAGAGAACAGTATATGAAAGATGTTGAGAAGTGTCTTAAGTTAATTAAAGATGGAGAAAGTTATGAATTGTGTCTTACAACtcaaataagaaagagaatTGGGCAAATAGATTACTTGGGACTTTATCTTAACCTTAGAGAAAAAAATCCAGCACCATATGCAGCCTGGCTTAATTTTTCGAAGGAAAACCTGTGCATCTGCTGTTCTTCACCAGAGAGGTTTCTACAGCTGGATGGAAATGGTATTTTAGAAGCAAAGCCCATCAAGGGTACTATTGCTCGTGGTTTGACGAAAGAGGAAGATGAACACCTCAAATTGCAACTACAATACAG TGAAAAAGATCAGGCTGAAAATCTGATGATCGTTGATCTTCTAAGAAATGACCTTGGTCGTGTCTGTGAACCTGGATCTATTCATGTTCCTTGTCTTATGGATGTGGAATCATATGCAACTGTTCATACCATGGTGAGTACCATTCGAGGAAAAAAGCAATCCAAGATGAGCCCAGTCGATTGTGTCAGAGCAGCCTTCCCAGGTGGATCAATGACAGGTGCCCCGAAGTTAAGATCAATGGAACTTCTTGATTCTATTGAAAATAGTTCTAGAGGTATCTACTCTGGCTCCATTGGGTTTTTCTCATACAACCAGACATTTGATCTCAACATTGTGATAAGAACGATTGTCATACATGAGGGTGAAGCTTCGGTAGGTGGAGGAGGGGCTATTGTTGCTTTGTCGAATCCTGAGAGTGAGTATGAAGAAATGATTCTTAAAACACGTGCCCCAGTAAATACTGTTCttgaatttcaaaaagaatCAGTATCAAATCAAGTAAAATAG